Proteins from a single region of Symphalangus syndactylus isolate Jambi chromosome 12, NHGRI_mSymSyn1-v2.1_pri, whole genome shotgun sequence:
- the FDPS gene encoding farnesyl pyrophosphate synthase isoform X2 translates to MPLSRWLRSVGVFLLPAPYWAPRERWLGSLRRPSLVHGYPVLAWHSARCWCQAWTEEPRALCSSLRMNGDQKSDVYAQEKQDFVQHFSQIVRVLTEDEMGHPETGDAIARLKEVLEYNAIGGKYHRGLAVVVAFRELVEPRKQDADSLQRAWTVGWCVELLQAFFLVADDIMDSSLTRRGKICWYQKPGVGLDAINDANLLEACIYRLLKLYCREQPYYLNLIELFLQSSYQTEIGQTLDLITAPQGNVDLVRFTEKRYKSIVKYKTAFYSFYLPIAAAMYMAGIDGEKEHANAKKILLEMGEFFQIQDDYLDLFGDPSVTGKIGTDIQDNKCSWLVVQCLQRATPEQYQILKENYGQKEAEKVARVKALYEELDLPAVFLQYEEDSYSHIMALIEQYAAPLPPAIFLGLARKIYKRKK, encoded by the exons ATGCCCCTGTCCCGCTGGTTGAGATCTGTGGGGGTCTTCCTGCTGCCAGCCCCCTACTGGGCACCCCGGGAGAGGTGGCTGGGTTCCCTACGGCGGCCCTCCCTGGTGCACGGGTACCCAGtcctggcctggcacagtgcccGCTGCTGGTGCCAAGCGTGGACAGAGGAACCTCG AGCCCTTTGCTCCTCCCTCAGAATGAACGGAGACCAGAAATCAGATGTTTATGCCCAAGAAAAGCAGGATTTCGTTCAGCACTTCTCCCAGATCGTTAGGGTGCTGACTGAGGATGAGATGGGGCACCCAGAGACAGGAGATGCTATTGCCCGGCTTAAGGAG GTCCTGGAGTACAATGCCATTGGAGGCAAGTATCACCGGGGTTTGGCGGTGGTAGTAGCATTCCGGGAGCTGGTGGAGCCAAGGAAACAGGATGCCGATAGTCTCCAGCGGGCCTGGACTGTGGGCTGGTGTGTGGAACTG CTGCAAGCTTTCTTCCTGGTGGCAGATGACATCATGGATTCATCCCTCACCCGCCGGGGAAAGATCTGCTGGTATCAGAAG CCGGGTGTGGGTTTGGATGCCATCAATGATGCTAACCTCCTGGAAGCATGTATCTACCGCCTGCTGAAGCTCTATTGCCGGGAACAGCCCTATTACCTGAACCTGATTGAGCTCTTCCTGCAG AGTTCCTATCAGACTGAGATTGGGCAGACCCTGGACCTCATCACAGCCCCCCAGGGCAATGTGGATCTTGTCAGATTCACTGAAAAGAG GTACAAATCTATTGTCAAGTACAAGACAGCTTTCTACTCCTTCTATCTTCCTATAGCTGCAGCCATGTACATG GCAGGAATTGATGGTGAGAAGGAACACGCCAATGCCAAGAAGATCCTGCTGGAGATGGGAGAGTTCTTCCAGATTCAG gATGATTACCTTGACCTCTTTGGGGACCCCAGTGTGACCGGCAAAATTGGCACTGACATCCAGGACAACAAATGCAGCTGGCTGGTGGTTCAGTGTCTGCAACGGGCCACTCCAGAACAGTACCAGATCCTGAAG GAAAATTACGGGcaaaaggaggctgagaaagtgGCCCGGGTGAAGGCGCTATATGAGGAGCTGGATCTGCCGGCTGTGTTCTTGCAATATGAGGAAGACAGTTACAGCCACATTATGGCTCTCATTGAACAGTACGCagcacccctgcccccagccatCTTTCTGGGGCTTGCGCGCAAAATCTACAAGCGGAAAAAGTGA
- the FDPS gene encoding farnesyl pyrophosphate synthase isoform X1: MPLSRWLRSVGVFLLPAPYWAPRERWLGSLRRPSLVHGYPVLAWHSARCWCQAWTEEPRALCSSLRMNGDQKSDVYAQEKQDFVQHFSQIVRVLTEDEMGHPETGDAIARLKEVLEYNAIGGKYHRGLAVVVAFRELVEPRKQDADSLQRAWTVGWCVELVLFHSFQLQAFFLVADDIMDSSLTRRGKICWYQKPGVGLDAINDANLLEACIYRLLKLYCREQPYYLNLIELFLQSSYQTEIGQTLDLITAPQGNVDLVRFTEKRYKSIVKYKTAFYSFYLPIAAAMYMAGIDGEKEHANAKKILLEMGEFFQIQDDYLDLFGDPSVTGKIGTDIQDNKCSWLVVQCLQRATPEQYQILKENYGQKEAEKVARVKALYEELDLPAVFLQYEEDSYSHIMALIEQYAAPLPPAIFLGLARKIYKRKK; the protein is encoded by the exons ATGCCCCTGTCCCGCTGGTTGAGATCTGTGGGGGTCTTCCTGCTGCCAGCCCCCTACTGGGCACCCCGGGAGAGGTGGCTGGGTTCCCTACGGCGGCCCTCCCTGGTGCACGGGTACCCAGtcctggcctggcacagtgcccGCTGCTGGTGCCAAGCGTGGACAGAGGAACCTCG AGCCCTTTGCTCCTCCCTCAGAATGAACGGAGACCAGAAATCAGATGTTTATGCCCAAGAAAAGCAGGATTTCGTTCAGCACTTCTCCCAGATCGTTAGGGTGCTGACTGAGGATGAGATGGGGCACCCAGAGACAGGAGATGCTATTGCCCGGCTTAAGGAG GTCCTGGAGTACAATGCCATTGGAGGCAAGTATCACCGGGGTTTGGCGGTGGTAGTAGCATTCCGGGAGCTGGTGGAGCCAAGGAAACAGGATGCCGATAGTCTCCAGCGGGCCTGGACTGTGGGCTGGTGTGTGGAACTG GTCTTATTCCACTCTTTCCAGCTGCAAGCTTTCTTCCTGGTGGCAGATGACATCATGGATTCATCCCTCACCCGCCGGGGAAAGATCTGCTGGTATCAGAAG CCGGGTGTGGGTTTGGATGCCATCAATGATGCTAACCTCCTGGAAGCATGTATCTACCGCCTGCTGAAGCTCTATTGCCGGGAACAGCCCTATTACCTGAACCTGATTGAGCTCTTCCTGCAG AGTTCCTATCAGACTGAGATTGGGCAGACCCTGGACCTCATCACAGCCCCCCAGGGCAATGTGGATCTTGTCAGATTCACTGAAAAGAG GTACAAATCTATTGTCAAGTACAAGACAGCTTTCTACTCCTTCTATCTTCCTATAGCTGCAGCCATGTACATG GCAGGAATTGATGGTGAGAAGGAACACGCCAATGCCAAGAAGATCCTGCTGGAGATGGGAGAGTTCTTCCAGATTCAG gATGATTACCTTGACCTCTTTGGGGACCCCAGTGTGACCGGCAAAATTGGCACTGACATCCAGGACAACAAATGCAGCTGGCTGGTGGTTCAGTGTCTGCAACGGGCCACTCCAGAACAGTACCAGATCCTGAAG GAAAATTACGGGcaaaaggaggctgagaaagtgGCCCGGGTGAAGGCGCTATATGAGGAGCTGGATCTGCCGGCTGTGTTCTTGCAATATGAGGAAGACAGTTACAGCCACATTATGGCTCTCATTGAACAGTACGCagcacccctgcccccagccatCTTTCTGGGGCTTGCGCGCAAAATCTACAAGCGGAAAAAGTGA
- the FDPS gene encoding farnesyl pyrophosphate synthase isoform X3, protein MPLSRWLRSVGVFLLPAPYWAPRERWLGSLRRPSLVHGYPVLAWHSARCWCQAWTEEPRMNGDQKSDVYAQEKQDFVQHFSQIVRVLTEDEMGHPETGDAIARLKEVLEYNAIGGKYHRGLAVVVAFRELVEPRKQDADSLQRAWTVGWCVELVLFHSFQLQAFFLVADDIMDSSLTRRGKICWYQKPGVGLDAINDANLLEACIYRLLKLYCREQPYYLNLIELFLQSSYQTEIGQTLDLITAPQGNVDLVRFTEKRYKSIVKYKTAFYSFYLPIAAAMYMAGIDGEKEHANAKKILLEMGEFFQIQDDYLDLFGDPSVTGKIGTDIQDNKCSWLVVQCLQRATPEQYQILKENYGQKEAEKVARVKALYEELDLPAVFLQYEEDSYSHIMALIEQYAAPLPPAIFLGLARKIYKRKK, encoded by the exons ATGCCCCTGTCCCGCTGGTTGAGATCTGTGGGGGTCTTCCTGCTGCCAGCCCCCTACTGGGCACCCCGGGAGAGGTGGCTGGGTTCCCTACGGCGGCCCTCCCTGGTGCACGGGTACCCAGtcctggcctggcacagtgcccGCTGCTGGTGCCAAGCGTGGACAGAGGAACCTCG AATGAACGGAGACCAGAAATCAGATGTTTATGCCCAAGAAAAGCAGGATTTCGTTCAGCACTTCTCCCAGATCGTTAGGGTGCTGACTGAGGATGAGATGGGGCACCCAGAGACAGGAGATGCTATTGCCCGGCTTAAGGAG GTCCTGGAGTACAATGCCATTGGAGGCAAGTATCACCGGGGTTTGGCGGTGGTAGTAGCATTCCGGGAGCTGGTGGAGCCAAGGAAACAGGATGCCGATAGTCTCCAGCGGGCCTGGACTGTGGGCTGGTGTGTGGAACTG GTCTTATTCCACTCTTTCCAGCTGCAAGCTTTCTTCCTGGTGGCAGATGACATCATGGATTCATCCCTCACCCGCCGGGGAAAGATCTGCTGGTATCAGAAG CCGGGTGTGGGTTTGGATGCCATCAATGATGCTAACCTCCTGGAAGCATGTATCTACCGCCTGCTGAAGCTCTATTGCCGGGAACAGCCCTATTACCTGAACCTGATTGAGCTCTTCCTGCAG AGTTCCTATCAGACTGAGATTGGGCAGACCCTGGACCTCATCACAGCCCCCCAGGGCAATGTGGATCTTGTCAGATTCACTGAAAAGAG GTACAAATCTATTGTCAAGTACAAGACAGCTTTCTACTCCTTCTATCTTCCTATAGCTGCAGCCATGTACATG GCAGGAATTGATGGTGAGAAGGAACACGCCAATGCCAAGAAGATCCTGCTGGAGATGGGAGAGTTCTTCCAGATTCAG gATGATTACCTTGACCTCTTTGGGGACCCCAGTGTGACCGGCAAAATTGGCACTGACATCCAGGACAACAAATGCAGCTGGCTGGTGGTTCAGTGTCTGCAACGGGCCACTCCAGAACAGTACCAGATCCTGAAG GAAAATTACGGGcaaaaggaggctgagaaagtgGCCCGGGTGAAGGCGCTATATGAGGAGCTGGATCTGCCGGCTGTGTTCTTGCAATATGAGGAAGACAGTTACAGCCACATTATGGCTCTCATTGAACAGTACGCagcacccctgcccccagccatCTTTCTGGGGCTTGCGCGCAAAATCTACAAGCGGAAAAAGTGA
- the FDPS gene encoding farnesyl pyrophosphate synthase isoform X4 — protein MPLSRWLRSVGVFLLPAPYWAPRERWLGSLRRPSLVHGYPVLAWHSARCWCQAWTEEPRMNGDQKSDVYAQEKQDFVQHFSQIVRVLTEDEMGHPETGDAIARLKEVLEYNAIGGKYHRGLAVVVAFRELVEPRKQDADSLQRAWTVGWCVELLQAFFLVADDIMDSSLTRRGKICWYQKPGVGLDAINDANLLEACIYRLLKLYCREQPYYLNLIELFLQSSYQTEIGQTLDLITAPQGNVDLVRFTEKRYKSIVKYKTAFYSFYLPIAAAMYMAGIDGEKEHANAKKILLEMGEFFQIQDDYLDLFGDPSVTGKIGTDIQDNKCSWLVVQCLQRATPEQYQILKENYGQKEAEKVARVKALYEELDLPAVFLQYEEDSYSHIMALIEQYAAPLPPAIFLGLARKIYKRKK, from the exons ATGCCCCTGTCCCGCTGGTTGAGATCTGTGGGGGTCTTCCTGCTGCCAGCCCCCTACTGGGCACCCCGGGAGAGGTGGCTGGGTTCCCTACGGCGGCCCTCCCTGGTGCACGGGTACCCAGtcctggcctggcacagtgcccGCTGCTGGTGCCAAGCGTGGACAGAGGAACCTCG AATGAACGGAGACCAGAAATCAGATGTTTATGCCCAAGAAAAGCAGGATTTCGTTCAGCACTTCTCCCAGATCGTTAGGGTGCTGACTGAGGATGAGATGGGGCACCCAGAGACAGGAGATGCTATTGCCCGGCTTAAGGAG GTCCTGGAGTACAATGCCATTGGAGGCAAGTATCACCGGGGTTTGGCGGTGGTAGTAGCATTCCGGGAGCTGGTGGAGCCAAGGAAACAGGATGCCGATAGTCTCCAGCGGGCCTGGACTGTGGGCTGGTGTGTGGAACTG CTGCAAGCTTTCTTCCTGGTGGCAGATGACATCATGGATTCATCCCTCACCCGCCGGGGAAAGATCTGCTGGTATCAGAAG CCGGGTGTGGGTTTGGATGCCATCAATGATGCTAACCTCCTGGAAGCATGTATCTACCGCCTGCTGAAGCTCTATTGCCGGGAACAGCCCTATTACCTGAACCTGATTGAGCTCTTCCTGCAG AGTTCCTATCAGACTGAGATTGGGCAGACCCTGGACCTCATCACAGCCCCCCAGGGCAATGTGGATCTTGTCAGATTCACTGAAAAGAG GTACAAATCTATTGTCAAGTACAAGACAGCTTTCTACTCCTTCTATCTTCCTATAGCTGCAGCCATGTACATG GCAGGAATTGATGGTGAGAAGGAACACGCCAATGCCAAGAAGATCCTGCTGGAGATGGGAGAGTTCTTCCAGATTCAG gATGATTACCTTGACCTCTTTGGGGACCCCAGTGTGACCGGCAAAATTGGCACTGACATCCAGGACAACAAATGCAGCTGGCTGGTGGTTCAGTGTCTGCAACGGGCCACTCCAGAACAGTACCAGATCCTGAAG GAAAATTACGGGcaaaaggaggctgagaaagtgGCCCGGGTGAAGGCGCTATATGAGGAGCTGGATCTGCCGGCTGTGTTCTTGCAATATGAGGAAGACAGTTACAGCCACATTATGGCTCTCATTGAACAGTACGCagcacccctgcccccagccatCTTTCTGGGGCTTGCGCGCAAAATCTACAAGCGGAAAAAGTGA
- the FDPS gene encoding farnesyl pyrophosphate synthase isoform X5, with protein sequence MNGDQKSDVYAQEKQDFVQHFSQIVRVLTEDEMGHPETGDAIARLKEVLEYNAIGGKYHRGLAVVVAFRELVEPRKQDADSLQRAWTVGWCVELVLFHSFQLQAFFLVADDIMDSSLTRRGKICWYQKPGVGLDAINDANLLEACIYRLLKLYCREQPYYLNLIELFLQSSYQTEIGQTLDLITAPQGNVDLVRFTEKRYKSIVKYKTAFYSFYLPIAAAMYMAGIDGEKEHANAKKILLEMGEFFQIQDDYLDLFGDPSVTGKIGTDIQDNKCSWLVVQCLQRATPEQYQILKENYGQKEAEKVARVKALYEELDLPAVFLQYEEDSYSHIMALIEQYAAPLPPAIFLGLARKIYKRKK encoded by the exons ATGAACGGAGACCAGAAATCAGATGTTTATGCCCAAGAAAAGCAGGATTTCGTTCAGCACTTCTCCCAGATCGTTAGGGTGCTGACTGAGGATGAGATGGGGCACCCAGAGACAGGAGATGCTATTGCCCGGCTTAAGGAG GTCCTGGAGTACAATGCCATTGGAGGCAAGTATCACCGGGGTTTGGCGGTGGTAGTAGCATTCCGGGAGCTGGTGGAGCCAAGGAAACAGGATGCCGATAGTCTCCAGCGGGCCTGGACTGTGGGCTGGTGTGTGGAACTG GTCTTATTCCACTCTTTCCAGCTGCAAGCTTTCTTCCTGGTGGCAGATGACATCATGGATTCATCCCTCACCCGCCGGGGAAAGATCTGCTGGTATCAGAAG CCGGGTGTGGGTTTGGATGCCATCAATGATGCTAACCTCCTGGAAGCATGTATCTACCGCCTGCTGAAGCTCTATTGCCGGGAACAGCCCTATTACCTGAACCTGATTGAGCTCTTCCTGCAG AGTTCCTATCAGACTGAGATTGGGCAGACCCTGGACCTCATCACAGCCCCCCAGGGCAATGTGGATCTTGTCAGATTCACTGAAAAGAG GTACAAATCTATTGTCAAGTACAAGACAGCTTTCTACTCCTTCTATCTTCCTATAGCTGCAGCCATGTACATG GCAGGAATTGATGGTGAGAAGGAACACGCCAATGCCAAGAAGATCCTGCTGGAGATGGGAGAGTTCTTCCAGATTCAG gATGATTACCTTGACCTCTTTGGGGACCCCAGTGTGACCGGCAAAATTGGCACTGACATCCAGGACAACAAATGCAGCTGGCTGGTGGTTCAGTGTCTGCAACGGGCCACTCCAGAACAGTACCAGATCCTGAAG GAAAATTACGGGcaaaaggaggctgagaaagtgGCCCGGGTGAAGGCGCTATATGAGGAGCTGGATCTGCCGGCTGTGTTCTTGCAATATGAGGAAGACAGTTACAGCCACATTATGGCTCTCATTGAACAGTACGCagcacccctgcccccagccatCTTTCTGGGGCTTGCGCGCAAAATCTACAAGCGGAAAAAGTGA
- the FDPS gene encoding farnesyl pyrophosphate synthase isoform X6 codes for MNGDQKSDVYAQEKQDFVQHFSQIVRVLTEDEMGHPETGDAIARLKEVLEYNAIGGKYHRGLAVVVAFRELVEPRKQDADSLQRAWTVGWCVELLQAFFLVADDIMDSSLTRRGKICWYQKPGVGLDAINDANLLEACIYRLLKLYCREQPYYLNLIELFLQSSYQTEIGQTLDLITAPQGNVDLVRFTEKRYKSIVKYKTAFYSFYLPIAAAMYMAGIDGEKEHANAKKILLEMGEFFQIQDDYLDLFGDPSVTGKIGTDIQDNKCSWLVVQCLQRATPEQYQILKENYGQKEAEKVARVKALYEELDLPAVFLQYEEDSYSHIMALIEQYAAPLPPAIFLGLARKIYKRKK; via the exons ATGAACGGAGACCAGAAATCAGATGTTTATGCCCAAGAAAAGCAGGATTTCGTTCAGCACTTCTCCCAGATCGTTAGGGTGCTGACTGAGGATGAGATGGGGCACCCAGAGACAGGAGATGCTATTGCCCGGCTTAAGGAG GTCCTGGAGTACAATGCCATTGGAGGCAAGTATCACCGGGGTTTGGCGGTGGTAGTAGCATTCCGGGAGCTGGTGGAGCCAAGGAAACAGGATGCCGATAGTCTCCAGCGGGCCTGGACTGTGGGCTGGTGTGTGGAACTG CTGCAAGCTTTCTTCCTGGTGGCAGATGACATCATGGATTCATCCCTCACCCGCCGGGGAAAGATCTGCTGGTATCAGAAG CCGGGTGTGGGTTTGGATGCCATCAATGATGCTAACCTCCTGGAAGCATGTATCTACCGCCTGCTGAAGCTCTATTGCCGGGAACAGCCCTATTACCTGAACCTGATTGAGCTCTTCCTGCAG AGTTCCTATCAGACTGAGATTGGGCAGACCCTGGACCTCATCACAGCCCCCCAGGGCAATGTGGATCTTGTCAGATTCACTGAAAAGAG GTACAAATCTATTGTCAAGTACAAGACAGCTTTCTACTCCTTCTATCTTCCTATAGCTGCAGCCATGTACATG GCAGGAATTGATGGTGAGAAGGAACACGCCAATGCCAAGAAGATCCTGCTGGAGATGGGAGAGTTCTTCCAGATTCAG gATGATTACCTTGACCTCTTTGGGGACCCCAGTGTGACCGGCAAAATTGGCACTGACATCCAGGACAACAAATGCAGCTGGCTGGTGGTTCAGTGTCTGCAACGGGCCACTCCAGAACAGTACCAGATCCTGAAG GAAAATTACGGGcaaaaggaggctgagaaagtgGCCCGGGTGAAGGCGCTATATGAGGAGCTGGATCTGCCGGCTGTGTTCTTGCAATATGAGGAAGACAGTTACAGCCACATTATGGCTCTCATTGAACAGTACGCagcacccctgcccccagccatCTTTCTGGGGCTTGCGCGCAAAATCTACAAGCGGAAAAAGTGA
- the FDPS gene encoding farnesyl pyrophosphate synthase isoform X7: MDSSLTRRGKICWYQKPGVGLDAINDANLLEACIYRLLKLYCREQPYYLNLIELFLQSSYQTEIGQTLDLITAPQGNVDLVRFTEKRYKSIVKYKTAFYSFYLPIAAAMYMAGIDGEKEHANAKKILLEMGEFFQIQDDYLDLFGDPSVTGKIGTDIQDNKCSWLVVQCLQRATPEQYQILKENYGQKEAEKVARVKALYEELDLPAVFLQYEEDSYSHIMALIEQYAAPLPPAIFLGLARKIYKRKK, encoded by the exons ATGGATTCATCCCTCACCCGCCGGGGAAAGATCTGCTGGTATCAGAAG CCGGGTGTGGGTTTGGATGCCATCAATGATGCTAACCTCCTGGAAGCATGTATCTACCGCCTGCTGAAGCTCTATTGCCGGGAACAGCCCTATTACCTGAACCTGATTGAGCTCTTCCTGCAG AGTTCCTATCAGACTGAGATTGGGCAGACCCTGGACCTCATCACAGCCCCCCAGGGCAATGTGGATCTTGTCAGATTCACTGAAAAGAG GTACAAATCTATTGTCAAGTACAAGACAGCTTTCTACTCCTTCTATCTTCCTATAGCTGCAGCCATGTACATG GCAGGAATTGATGGTGAGAAGGAACACGCCAATGCCAAGAAGATCCTGCTGGAGATGGGAGAGTTCTTCCAGATTCAG gATGATTACCTTGACCTCTTTGGGGACCCCAGTGTGACCGGCAAAATTGGCACTGACATCCAGGACAACAAATGCAGCTGGCTGGTGGTTCAGTGTCTGCAACGGGCCACTCCAGAACAGTACCAGATCCTGAAG GAAAATTACGGGcaaaaggaggctgagaaagtgGCCCGGGTGAAGGCGCTATATGAGGAGCTGGATCTGCCGGCTGTGTTCTTGCAATATGAGGAAGACAGTTACAGCCACATTATGGCTCTCATTGAACAGTACGCagcacccctgcccccagccatCTTTCTGGGGCTTGCGCGCAAAATCTACAAGCGGAAAAAGTGA